The window ctaTGCGaatattgatcgacctccttttgagatgctctatgggaggaagtgcaggaccccgatttgttggggcgaggtcggtcagtgaGTCATtaggagcaccgaagtggtgctcaagacgacagagttgatccagcaggttcgtagcaGACTGTAGACTACGCagagtcgacaaaagagttacgccaataggaggcgttcagacttggagttccaggtgggcgatatggtcctcctgaaggcaTCACCCTGGAggggtgttatcaggtttcggaagaggggcaagttaggccccaggttcatcggtccttttagggttttggcccgggtgggtcgggttgcttatcggttggatcttccggcagagctcagccagatccacaacactttccatgtttctcagttgaggaagtgcttggtggatgagACAGCAgtagtacccttggaggacattcaggttgataatagcctgaattatattgagagacccaTAATGATCATGGATCGGAAGACGAacaccttgaggaacaaggtggttcagttggtgaaggtgcagtggcaacatcggaaaaggtctgagtggacgtgggaggcagaGGAGGAAATGAGGGAACACTACCCAAAGTTGTTCGCAGATCTAGCAGCAGcatcagacttcgaggacgaagtctgagacaagtgggggagagttgtaacgtccTCAATTCTGAGTGAAGATTGGAAGAGAAGAGgaaggctagatccaaaggagaagaagggAAACAATTCATTTACCAGAGCAGCATCAGACAGTTTTCAAAGCAGTTCATTTACCAGCCAACGtaagaggtgagtttccttccagtaggaacgggtctaggccacaatgtcggcctgtTTAGTTAAcaatagtttccggacttcggtctgatgcagtagttagtatgtttgatgccttcgtggctcagacaagttttgcgtgttatgtgtttcgggtacgGCCCGACTCAGTATGCAGTCTATgttgttatgctagttgatatgtgtatgctatgctgtgttcagtagttccagacttcggttcgatgcagttagttccggacttcggtacgatgcagttagttccgggctTTGGTCctatgcagttagttccggacttcggtccgatgcagagggcagggccctggttagttccggacttcggtctgatgcagtttccggacttcggtctgatgccttCGTGGCCTAGACAGgttttgtgtgttatgtgtttcgggtacgACCCGACTCAGTATGCAGTCTATgttgttatgctagttgatatgtgtatgctatgttgTGTTTAGTAGtttcgaacttcggtccgatgcagttagttccggacttcggtccgatacagttagttctgggcttcggtccgatgcagttagttccggacttcagtccgatgcagagggcggggccctggttagttccggacttcggtccgatgcagtgggcggggcccagtagttgtttatatgtttgtatggtatgtggcagtttgggggagctcactaagctttgtgcttacagtttcagttttggtttcaggtacttccgcaagtaaagggaagagctcgggatgatgacatcgcacacaccacaactttagtttttgtcctgggagtttgttCAGATTCTTAGTTTGGATATGACGCAGTTTTGATTCAGTTTATTCACGACATTTTATATTATGTTTTGAGATATTggacgtatggttttatgatatattAGCCAACATATGATTTTTAGtattatttaaacaaaaatttttgggtcgtatttttggatgttacggTTTGTtgaggggcttcgcccctaaataacAGTGtactttgaattttaaaaaatttgaacAAGTGTGTACTCCTACACCATCCTAACTTGTCCAATATTCAACAGATCATTTTTGGTCAACACATTTAATCCTATTACACTTAAACAATATTGATGATATTAAATCACCAACATCTTCTTCCCCACTGATAAAAGAGGAAAAATTGATCAATAAGCAGTATCAAAATGAATCTTTGATTTGGTTTCCAAAAGCCATAGTAGAAATTGGAGAATATATAGTCCTGACtaaagaaggaacaaataaacataTAGAAGATTTCTGAATTTCTTGCTAGCTTTTTAAGATATAATTTATGTGTATTGAACTAATAATATTGATTTAAAGAAACTTATATATTTGTTTCCATGATACTagtaaacataattttatttaaatctaataaactaataaaaaaaattacatgtgTATTTTTTGAGAGTAGAAAAAAATTATTAGAAAATGACAAGCAAAAAAATTTGGgctattttattaaaagagatagtAGAAAAAAATTTATTAGAAAAtgaaaagcaaaaaaaaattcGACTATTTTATTAGAAGAGATAGAAAGATTATACTTAAAACATATTTTACATGTAACCTAAAACAACCTTGCCATTTACATAATTGCTATGACTATGAAGATCCTTCTAACACCggttatgtttttatttatttttattttattttaactatTTTAGCCAAATCTTTACTTTACTTTGTTTTTTATAAAGCTTACAATTTTTTTACATCTTTattgttttatatatgttttcatGCTTTTctaaattattttatcttttttacATACTCGCATGAAGAAATTTTTTATAGTGGGTCCATtacgaacttttatatatataaaaaacacaaaataaaaatgtTTGTTTTTCATTTTGGCCTATGATGTTCTCGAAGGTTTATGTATTCGGACTCCTTTTTACTGCCATAACTCTTCTTTAACCCTCTCTTCTGTTTTTCACTTGATGGATTGATCGTCTCATATTCTTCATCGTGTCATCTCCTCCATCTTAGATCACCGTCCCATCGTATCGGCGCCGTCGTCCTAGGTCGTTACATCACCTTCTCGCCGTCTCATATCCTCGGACAATCTCAGGTACTCATCGTCTCTGTTCTAATAATCTTGATCTCGAACACGAACACGATCACGATCTCTCTTCTCTGTTTTCTTATTTTTTGCCAAATGGTGTGCTTCTTTCGATTTTTGCTGGATTAGGTTTGTTGAACGATTTTGTTGTTTAATATCGTGTTTTAATGGTGGAAACCTATTTTCTGTGAAATGATTTTGCCTGTATTGAATGGTGGGAACGTATAGATGTTGTAAAGGTGAAATCTCAAAGGTCTTACCTCAAATTCGTTAAAAAAAAGGGGGGCTTTCAACGTAGATCACATTGCACATCGTATCAATAACCTATTTTCCCCGCTTTCGTTTCTCTCAGGTACACAAGAAAAAGGTATTTGGATTCTAGCAATCCGTTTTGGGGTTTTCTTCTAGGGTTCTAAATTGCCCCAAAAAATTCCCAAATTTTCATGACCTTATAAGTTTTTCGACTTAATGTATATCTTATTGAATGCTTTGCTTGTGTTCATTGAATTTCTAGATGGCTTTTTTGTTTTAGCAATTAATGGTGTCTCCTTGTAAATTTGCAGAGGTTTGGAATAAATAATACAATACAAGAAAATGCAGGTTAGCTTTTTTGTAGTTAAGCGGATAAGTTATATTTCTATTTCTGAATAATTTCAATTCCTGTTTTGGTGCTCTACTGCTCTTATCAGTTATTTTTGTGCTAAAATTCATAGTATACTTTGATAACATAGTTATAGAGATATTTAATTTAGTTTTGctctatttaaatttcaaagccagttttattttttgaaaagtaACAAGTAATGTAACCTTTTTATATATTCAGGCATCAAGAGCAAGACTTTTTAAGGAATACAAGGAGGTGCAAAGGGAGAAAGTAGCTGATCCAGATATCCAACTTGTTTGCGATGATTCCAATATATTTAAATGGACTGCACTTATCAAGGTATGTTTAAcattcatggaaaacacacacacacacacacctataTATTTATTAGCCATAATACCAACATACTTACATTAGAATGACATGTATGTTGCTGTTATGGTTAAAAGAATGTAAATGTAATGCTTCATTTGGTTTTAATGATAAAAAGAAGAAAATTTATACgctaataaataatttttattattttttattttttatgcagGGACCATCAGAAACTCCTTATGAGGGTGGAGTTTTTCAGCTTGCGTTTTCTGTTCCTGAGCAATATCCTTTGCAGCCTCCCCAAGTGAGgtttttaactaaaatatttcaccCAAATGTTCATTTTAAGGTATGGATTTTCTCtttcatatgttttttttttttttttttttttaaaatgcaatGATTTACTTATTATGATTGTATTGTATTAGACAGGAGAGATTTGCCTGGATATTCTGAAGAATGCTTGGAGTCCAGCATGGACACTCCAATCTGTATGCAGGGCAATAATTGCTTTAATGGCCCATCCAGAACCCGATAGCCCACTCAATTGTGATTCAGGTTTACTTTCTTTCTTTGATTTTATTGGATTTACCTTTATACCCCTAACAATATCTatcatatttgatttttttatttcagGGAATCTTCTTCGATCGGGTGATGTTAGAGGATTCCAGTCGATGGCTAAGATGTATACTAGGCTTGCAGCCATGCCCAAGAAAGGTTGAAGAATATTATCGTCATTATTCATCATGCATATGtcaacaaacaaataaataatccTTCTATTTCATTTTCACCATATatgtatgtttgtgtgtgtgtggactCTCATATTACTTGAGCTTTGTATGAATGAATGTAATACAATAATTGTAGTATTTCTTGTAGGTCAAATTTTCTCTACATGAGGTATGAAAAACCAagcaataacgaatcaaaaagaaaagaagaaatgtAAAACTAATCGAGAATCACAAAATTTTATTCAAGACGTTGAATTTTTGCAACAAAAACTGCATGTGGTGAAAAATTGGACTAGGACTAGTCACAAAAATGACCAAATGTCGAGTGGTGTAGGCATTTGATCGCTTTCACAAAACTTATAACATAATCATTTGCAAAATAGTGATCTTATATTATTGTAGACCAACAAActatttgttttgattttatttgggcgttaatttttttttttggtattttaaatCTCTAAACATTAAAATGGCCTATTAAAAAAAGGTATTGGAATATTTTTTTAACCCGTTTCGCATGTAAGGCTGTTGGGTATACTCATCCTTAGATGAGGTGAAATACATGAAAACTGGCCTTGGCTATGGACCACAACGGAGAGAGATTGACGGACATAGGACTGATTGacctttttaaacattttttaaaTAACCAATTTTACTGACCTATATTATACACCTTTTCACATTACAACTAAAAATTCGTTTTTATAAACTACTAACTATTTCTTATTCGCCGAACCTCAAAAAATAGATCAACATCCTAAACACTTCACATACCCCCAAACACATCCACTTTCGATTCACCCCATTGGCTCATACGTCTTTTGCACAACTCCTCCTCAATACCCACATTACGAATCACCAACCAGATAGTTCATTAACATGCTACAATCCTAACATATTCTAACAACCATTCAAATAAGATTACTTCCACCAACCAACCCTTACCaaacaccaaattaattccaCAATTCCAACAATTGTAATAATTTCAATCTTCACAAGATCAACAACCTCCACAACCTCAACCTTTGTCATCTGTAACATCCTGAAAATACgtctaaaaatgaaaatatgtctaaaaatttcatttttaagtttaCCAAACACAAAACATCATTGATTCCAAAACCATGAGAACACAAAATATTTATAGTGTATAATCAAGGAAATTCGTAGAAAAACATTATCAGAGCATAAATCCCAAAATCTCTACTGTGGAAAATCATAGTGCGATGTGACGTGATCAAGCCGACCCCTTCCCCTTCGAgctggaagtacttgaaacacaaacggaaaatgtaagcacaaagcttagtgagtttcccacaccataccacatacaacaccatatatgggtgcccgacctaccctgtcgagcatatctgggtgctcgacctaccctgccaggcatatctgggtgctcgacctaccttgccaggcatatctgggtgcccgacctaccctccggtctatttcaaccggttacggggtctatttcacccctaccactaccacataataacatacatatatcacatgaCCATTAAGCAATACGTGAACAATGATAATTAACACACATACAACCATCATACTCTGCAATAAATAAagggctgaccttggtgccttcgacccgtaacaTTCACAAAGGGAGATTCACCTCAACGGTAAATGTCAAATCATACTTTGTGATGAATCGAGACTCCTCTCTCTATAGCACAACAAACTTCCTAATTAGTCGTTGGATCTAAACCTGGCCCCAAGGTCCAAACCCTGATTCATATCATAAGGCAAAGGTTTCCTAATCTTTGCCCTATTGGGCCTCTTCCTCCTAAGgcccaattttcaaaataaaaagtccAAGTCAAACCAACTAAGCtttaaggcccaataaggcctaaTACCATAAAAAATCCTAGGCCTAGGCCAAGAGGCCTTAGTCTATAGGTGGGCTTGAGGACCAACAATTCCAGGCCCAATATCCTATAGCCCAAAAACCACTTTTGATCCACTGTATGCATACGTGCGACATGCTCAGCATGTACGCTGGCCTTGACCAGATACGGGAGGTTGACCCAGTATGCACAATGCAccaaggagtacgcccaacgtactggctAGCCATCCTAAGAACTTTCTTGTGACTTATTCCATTAAGTCTTAacgtccaaaacatagatccacgACCCTAAAAACgtcctaaaccataaagttaTAAACTTTATGCTTTTGTATGCATGGATGGGGATTAAGACACAAATTAAGTCCATAAGCTCACTTAGTTTCTATCTAGCACTTGAATGGTTGAGGCTAAACCATCAAGGTCCGATTTTTATGGCTCCAAACACCTCCAAGAGCCTCATATGGACTGAAAACTCATTTACTCAAAGAACCTCAAATATGGGATCAAAATGTAACATAAAGACCCAAAAACTGGATCTAAGCATGCAATGGTCAAGGTTTAAGCTTTATACCTAAAATAGGTTAGAAATGATGCCAaacttctagatctacaagccCTCTTCACGTCCTTGCTTCTTCTCCAAACTCCTTCTTCTTTAACACCACCAAATAACACCAAAAATCCACGAAATAAGCTCAAAATACATGCAAGAGGTCTAGGGTTCAATTCTAAACTccaagggtgatggaggctgagagaATGAGGGTTAGGAGGGACATAAggcctttatatagggtgcaaaccctaaaatttagggtttgcttcTGGCCAGACTACGCCAACGTATgcatgggtacgcccagcgtacgtaggGGCTTCCCCCGATTCGCGCCGCAACCATGTACGCCGTGCGTACACTATATATGCCCAATGTACGACCCTTtccatatattaatattattcattcattttttttgaaAGCAACAAAAGAAGATACCTGGCAACTCGagcattacaaatctcccccacttgaattagacttcgtccttaaagtcttctgctgctgctgtaAAAAGCTCCGGGTAATTCTCCCTAATCTCGTCATCTGCCTCCCACACCCATTCTGAGCCCttacggtgctgccact of the Lactuca sativa cultivar Salinas chromosome 6, Lsat_Salinas_v11, whole genome shotgun sequence genome contains:
- the LOC111897447 gene encoding protein PEROXIN-4; the encoded protein is MQASRARLFKEYKEVQREKVADPDIQLVCDDSNIFKWTALIKGPSETPYEGGVFQLAFSVPEQYPLQPPQVRFLTKIFHPNVHFKTGEICLDILKNAWSPAWTLQSVCRAIIALMAHPEPDSPLNCDSGNLLRSGDVRGFQSMAKMYTRLAAMPKKG